One segment of Triticum aestivum cultivar Chinese Spring chromosome 2A, IWGSC CS RefSeq v2.1, whole genome shotgun sequence DNA contains the following:
- the LOC123184774 gene encoding protein SRC2-like: MAHRVLELTLVSASNLKDVNVFSRMEVYAITSVFGDPRTRRCSQTDRDGARHPTWDDTFTFTVPPTPAKAAAAGAYLHVLLRTERLFGLEDRDVGEVFIPVADLLACACVGGPPRRESYPVRKVHCTEHRGMLTVAYHFGPVMVPLAQDEGLCWDEAAVVGYELPPWQYCPPTYVYAPEAAVPRYPQACARMPPAPKPAAGCGTAAASPAQKNYCVRNGSFALGLGAGLLGGGFGGMVFGDMPPSDKAAHNSGYKPTAADGAGVAF; this comes from the coding sequence atggcgcacaggGTCCTGGAGCTGACGCTCGTCTCGGCGAGCAACCTGAAGGACGTCAACGTGTTCAGCCGCATGGAGGTGTACGCCATCACGTCCGTGTTCGGCGACCCTCGCACGCGGCGGTGCAGCCAGACCGACCGCGACGGCGCCAGGCACCCGACGTGGGACGATACGTTCACGTTCACCGTCCCGCCCACGCCCGCCAAGGCCGCCGCCGCGGGAGCCTACCTCCACGTGCTCCTCCGCACCGAGCGCCTCTTCGGCCTCGAGGACCGCGACGTCGGCGAGGTGTTCATCCCTGTCGCCGACCTGCTGGCCTGCGCCTGCGTGGGCGGCCCGCCGCGGCGTGAGTCGTACCCGGTCCGGAAGGTGCACTGCACCGAGCATCGGGGCATGCTCACCGTAGCGTACCACTTCGGCCCCGTGATGGTGCCGCTGGCCCAGGACGAAGGGTTGTGCTGGGACGAGGCCGCGGTGGTGGGGTACGAGCTGCCGCCGTGGCAGTACTGTCCTCCGACGTACGTCTACGCGCCGGAGGCGGCGGTGCCGCGCTACCCTCAGGCGTGTGCTCGCATGCCGCCGGCGCCCAAGCCAGCTGCCGGCTGTGGCACGGCCGCCGCGTCGCCAGCGCAGAAGAATTATTGCGTAAGGAACGGCAGCTTCGCGCTGGGGCTCGGCGCGGGGCTGCTCGGCGGAGGCTTCGGGGGGATGGTGTTCGGCGACATGCCGCCGTCGGACAAGGCGGCTCACAACTCCGGGTACAAGCCCACGGCCGCCGACGGCGCAGGAGTTGCCTTCTGA